A window of Methanobacterium veterum contains these coding sequences:
- the hjc gene encoding Holliday junction resolvase Hjc — protein sequence MANKGSRVERELVKMLWNADCAAMRAPASGGATKKPLPDIIAGNGKIYLAIEVKSTSADHIYINSEKITGLKEFSEIFGAEPYLGAKFKNKKWRFVHIHDLAKTRGDNYKVTVDLAFSKGLEFDELIRKDKQLKLS from the coding sequence ATGGCCAACAAGGGATCACGTGTAGAAAGAGAATTAGTTAAAATGCTGTGGAATGCAGATTGTGCAGCTATGAGGGCTCCAGCATCCGGAGGAGCAACAAAAAAGCCGCTTCCGGATATTATCGCAGGTAACGGTAAGATTTATCTTGCAATTGAGGTTAAATCGACTTCTGCAGATCATATTTATATTAACTCTGAAAAAATAACTGGATTAAAAGAATTTTCAGAGATTTTTGGTGCAGAACCTTATTTGGGAGCTAAATTTAAGAATAAAAAATGGCGTTTTGTGCATATACATGATCTCGCTAAAACTAGGGGCGATAATTATAAAGTTACAGTTGATTTGGCCTTCAGCAAAGGTTTAGAATTTGATGAATTAATCAGGAAAGATAAACAGCTCAAATTATCATGA